From the Hymenobacter yonginensis genome, one window contains:
- a CDS encoding PorP/SprF family type IX secretion system membrane protein, translating into MKRALPLLLPLLLLAALPALAQQQAQYSQYMNNNYILNPGATGVEDYIDVKASYRTQWAGLEGAPKTYYLSASSSLGKWRTTSKRTLNDRRRPFHAIGGLVYSDQTGPTSRRGAYLSYAYNLVLRPNLRAALGASVGMQQFAVDGQQLRFFDPTTVAASDASRVPDASVGLWVYSSDFYVGVSGAQLLANKLNFSYGPTLAEGAGNFLKRHYFATAGVRVPLSDDWSLVPSVLVKAVQPAPLSVDLNAKLKYQDLLWGGVSWRAFDSFVALVGLNYEQFTFGYSYDAGTSELAGYNSGSHEILVGLRLKKKAQVVCTNRFW; encoded by the coding sequence ATGAAACGAGCTTTACCACTGCTGCTGCCGCTGTTGCTGCTGGCCGCTCTGCCGGCCCTGGCCCAGCAGCAGGCCCAGTACAGCCAGTACATGAACAATAACTACATCCTCAACCCCGGCGCTACGGGCGTGGAAGACTACATCGACGTGAAAGCCAGCTACCGCACCCAGTGGGCGGGGCTGGAGGGCGCGCCCAAAACCTACTACCTCAGCGCCAGTTCCTCGCTGGGCAAGTGGCGCACCACCAGCAAACGCACTCTCAATGACCGGCGCCGGCCCTTCCACGCCATCGGCGGGCTGGTCTACAGCGACCAGACCGGCCCCACCAGCCGCCGGGGCGCCTATCTGTCCTACGCCTACAACCTGGTGCTGCGGCCCAACCTGCGGGCGGCCCTGGGCGCGTCGGTGGGCATGCAGCAGTTTGCGGTGGATGGGCAGCAGCTCCGGTTTTTTGACCCCACCACCGTGGCCGCCAGCGACGCTTCCCGGGTCCCTGATGCCTCCGTGGGCCTGTGGGTGTACAGCTCCGATTTTTACGTGGGCGTGTCCGGGGCGCAGCTGCTGGCCAACAAGCTCAACTTCTCCTATGGCCCCACTCTGGCCGAGGGCGCGGGCAACTTCCTGAAGCGCCACTACTTCGCCACGGCCGGGGTGCGCGTGCCCCTTTCCGACGACTGGTCCCTGGTGCCTTCGGTGCTGGTGAAGGCCGTGCAGCCGGCCCCTCTGTCCGTCGACCTCAACGCCAAGCTCAAGTACCAGGACCTGCTGTGGGGCGGGGTGTCGTGGCGAGCGTTTGACTCGTTTGTGGCGTTGGTGGGCCTGAACTACGAACAGTTTACGTTTGGCTACTCCTACGATGCGGGTACCTCGGAGCTGGCCGGCTACAACAGCGGCAGCCACGAGATACTGGTCGGCCTACGCCTCAAGAAAAAGGCCCAGGTGGTCTGCACCAACCGGTTCTGGTAA
- a CDS encoding MFS transporter, producing the protein MSRTLPTIVGAQFCCTSLWFAGNAVAPELAARFQLPAGFVASLTSAVQLGFISGTLLFALLALADRFSPSRVFFVSALAAATANLGVHLSGLGAEGLLACRFLTGFFLAGIYPVGMKIAADYYQEGLGRSLGWLVGALVLGTAFPHLLRSVTGHLPWYYVTGATSALAVLGGVALLLLVPDGPFRRPGQRPQLTVFLAGFRQPQFRAAALGYFGHMWELYAFWAFVPVVLAAFQARHPAAALPVPLLSFGIIGGGSLACVGAGLLARRLGPARVATTALALSGACCVASGLVLGGGSVVGLVAFLAFWGLVVVADSPMFSTLVARHAPAESRGAALTIVNCLGFALTIGSVQLTGWLAPRLPPQLLLLPLAIGPALGLWALWRGSRVAG; encoded by the coding sequence ATGTCCCGTACTCTTCCCACCATTGTGGGGGCGCAGTTTTGCTGCACCTCGCTGTGGTTTGCCGGCAATGCCGTGGCGCCCGAGCTGGCGGCGCGGTTTCAGCTGCCGGCCGGCTTTGTGGCCTCGCTCACCAGTGCCGTGCAGCTGGGCTTTATCAGCGGCACGCTGCTGTTTGCGCTGCTGGCCCTGGCCGACCGGTTTTCGCCCTCGCGGGTGTTTTTTGTGAGTGCGCTGGCGGCGGCCACGGCCAACCTGGGAGTGCACCTGAGCGGCCTCGGGGCCGAAGGGCTGCTGGCCTGCCGCTTCCTGACGGGCTTTTTCCTGGCTGGCATCTACCCGGTGGGCATGAAAATAGCCGCCGACTACTACCAGGAAGGGCTGGGCCGCTCGTTGGGCTGGCTGGTGGGGGCGCTGGTGCTGGGCACGGCGTTTCCGCATTTGCTGCGCAGCGTTACGGGGCACTTGCCGTGGTACTACGTCACGGGCGCTACCTCGGCGCTGGCGGTGCTGGGCGGGGTGGCGCTGCTGCTGCTGGTGCCCGATGGCCCTTTCCGCCGCCCCGGGCAGCGGCCCCAACTCACGGTGTTTCTGGCGGGGTTCCGGCAGCCGCAGTTTCGGGCGGCGGCGCTGGGCTACTTCGGGCACATGTGGGAGCTGTACGCGTTCTGGGCGTTTGTGCCGGTGGTGCTGGCGGCGTTTCAGGCGCGGCACCCGGCGGCGGCGCTGCCGGTGCCGCTGCTCTCGTTCGGCATTATTGGCGGGGGCAGCCTGGCCTGCGTGGGCGCGGGGCTGCTGGCCCGGCGGCTGGGCCCGGCGCGGGTAGCCACCACGGCGCTGGCGCTGTCGGGGGCGTGCTGTGTGGCTTCGGGGCTGGTGCTGGGCGGCGGCTCGGTGGTGGGACTGGTGGCGTTTCTGGCATTCTGGGGGCTGGTGGTGGTGGCCGACTCGCCCATGTTTTCCACCCTGGTGGCCCGGCACGCCCCCGCCGAATCGCGCGGCGCGGCCCTAACCATCGTCAACTGCCTGGGGTTTGCCCTCACCATCGGGAGCGTGCAGCTCACCGGCTGGCTGGCCCCGCGCCTGCCGCCTCAGCTGCTGCTGCTGCCCCTGGCCATCGGCCCGGCGCTGGGGCTGTGGGCGTTGTGGCGGGGAAGTAGGGTGGCAGGCTAG
- a CDS encoding SMODS domain-containing nucleotidyltransferase has translation MSVSNWFETFNNNIQISNPTVETIAYRYKRMTRQLNRDFWITESETAHSLYVGSYGRDTDIHVSDIDMLFQLPYSVYERYNAYTNNGQSALLQAVKNSIEKTYKSYMKADGQVIVISFDDGIVFELVPTFINKDDSYTFADSNNGGSWRITNPKPEITEIRKKNDEWNKNLKRLARMAKSWKDKWSVPMGGLLIDTMAYNFLSTWPYRDKSYMYYDWMSRDFFKYLSGLNDQQDYWLSPGARQYVWRKGNFTSKAKQCYNLALEAIEKETTYPTTSKSKWKEIYGTKFPS, from the coding sequence ATGAGCGTATCAAATTGGTTTGAAACTTTTAATAACAATATTCAAATCTCAAACCCAACTGTCGAGACTATAGCTTATAGGTATAAGCGCATGACGAGACAATTGAACAGAGACTTTTGGATTACAGAATCTGAAACTGCACATAGCCTTTATGTGGGTTCTTATGGACGAGATACAGATATCCATGTTAGTGATATAGATATGTTATTCCAACTACCTTATTCGGTTTACGAAAGATACAATGCCTATACTAACAATGGACAATCTGCATTATTACAAGCAGTTAAAAATTCAATAGAAAAGACCTACAAGTCATATATGAAAGCTGATGGACAAGTAATTGTCATAAGTTTTGATGACGGAATAGTATTCGAACTGGTGCCAACATTTATTAATAAAGATGACTCTTATACATTTGCTGACTCAAACAACGGGGGAAGTTGGAGAATAACAAATCCTAAACCCGAAATAACTGAAATTAGAAAAAAGAATGATGAATGGAATAAAAATTTAAAAAGACTTGCAAGAATGGCTAAATCATGGAAGGATAAGTGGAGTGTGCCGATGGGTGGTCTTTTAATCGACACAATGGCTTATAATTTTTTGAGCACTTGGCCTTATAGAGATAAATCATATATGTACTATGATTGGATGAGCAGAGATTTTTTCAAGTACCTTTCTGGGTTAAATGACCAACAAGATTATTGGCTGAGTCCAGGAGCGAGACAGTATGTTTGGCGAAAAGGAAATTTCACAAGCAAGGCTAAACAATGCTATAATCTTGCATTAGAAGCCATTGAAAAAGAAACAACATATCCAACAACATCTAAAAGCAAGTGGAAAGAAATATATGGAACAAAATTCCCCTCATAA
- a CDS encoding SLATT domain-containing protein, with protein sequence MEQNSPHNELEILESQLRENYGKIVYSHKTQEKCADILTSRNNKIKNSQIILSALVTTGLLVRVFKGHDWALIVSTILSALQFGLTSFLKEYNLGETIQKHATAALELLDIREKYLSLLTDVKAKIITPAEIVVKREELQDSLSKTYKGSPRTFSNAYSSAQKALQKNEELTFSDKEIDNFLPKPLRKT encoded by the coding sequence ATGGAACAAAATTCCCCTCATAACGAACTTGAAATACTAGAATCTCAACTTCGTGAAAACTACGGAAAGATTGTCTACTCCCACAAAACACAAGAGAAATGTGCAGATATTCTAACCAGCAGAAATAACAAAATAAAAAATTCTCAAATTATACTATCTGCATTAGTCACGACAGGTTTATTAGTTAGGGTATTCAAAGGACATGACTGGGCGTTGATTGTTAGCACAATACTATCCGCATTACAATTTGGCCTAACAAGTTTCCTCAAAGAATACAACTTGGGTGAAACGATTCAAAAACACGCCACAGCTGCACTAGAGTTATTAGACATTAGAGAAAAATATCTATCCTTGTTAACTGATGTAAAAGCCAAAATTATTACACCAGCTGAAATAGTTGTCAAACGAGAAGAGCTACAAGACAGTCTTTCAAAAACTTATAAAGGCTCACCAAGAACATTTAGCAATGCTTATTCTTCAGCCCAGAAAGCATTACAAAAAAATGAAGAATTAACCTTTAGTGACAAAGAAATTGACAATTTTCTTCCAAAACCTTTACGCAAGACGTAA
- a CDS encoding xanthine dehydrogenase family protein molybdopterin-binding subunit, producing MSTTNYIGTATSRVDGPAKVTGTATYAAEYHLPNMAYAYVVSSPIAKGKITKIHADEVLALPGVIQVFSHENVPSVAWLDKKHKDLVAPGGSPFRALQDPEIQFSQQPVALVVADSFELARYAASVLRIEYDEEKHETNLETQRAKGYEPGSGKTGFQPPPPPRGNPDKAWGAAEHRMEAEYVHGTQHHNPMELFSTTVEWRGEGQITAYDKTQGVFNVKNYLVGVFGLKKDDVRVVNEYMGGGFGAGLRPQYSVYLAVLASLELRRSVRLTLTRQQMFSFGHRPHVLQTVKLATNPDGTLAALQHHALHETSHFEDYTENVVNWSGMLYQCENVKLGYQIAKLDVFTPLDMRAPGAASGSIALEVAMDEMAYAAGLDPLEFRLRNYADRDQNVDKPFSSKKLRECYHQAAAKFGWDQRSQEPRSMRDGKMLVGWGMAGGVWDATQQKSAAKASITADGKLTVLSGAGENGAGTYTIMTQIAAETLGLPLEAVSFKLGDTDQPEAPLQGGSWTAASVGTAIQSVCQDLAGKILKLAQKQDDSPLKDAKFEDVEFLNGQIRLRADHNQSVVIRDVLQASGEAKVEADGSTMPNMLKQKQYSLHAHNAVFVEVKVDEDLGTVHVTRVVNAIAAGRIINLKTARSQVLGSVVWGIGAALMEETVMDHKFGRYMNHNFAEYHVPVNADIHDIDVIFVDEEDDVVNPLGAKGIGEVGMLGVAAAVANAIHHATGKRVRDLPITIDKLL from the coding sequence ATGAGCACCACTAACTATATCGGCACCGCCACCAGCCGCGTCGACGGGCCGGCCAAGGTGACGGGAACGGCCACCTACGCCGCCGAGTACCACCTGCCCAACATGGCGTATGCCTACGTGGTGAGCAGCCCCATTGCCAAGGGCAAAATCACGAAGATCCACGCCGACGAGGTGCTGGCGCTGCCCGGCGTTATCCAGGTGTTTTCGCACGAGAACGTGCCCTCCGTGGCCTGGCTCGACAAGAAGCACAAGGATCTGGTAGCACCCGGCGGCTCGCCGTTTCGGGCTCTGCAAGACCCCGAAATTCAGTTCAGCCAGCAGCCGGTGGCCCTCGTGGTGGCCGACTCCTTTGAGCTGGCCCGCTACGCGGCCTCGGTGCTGCGCATCGAGTACGACGAAGAAAAGCACGAAACCAACCTCGAAACCCAGCGCGCCAAAGGCTACGAGCCGGGCAGCGGCAAAACCGGCTTCCAGCCACCGCCACCGCCCCGCGGCAACCCCGACAAAGCCTGGGGTGCCGCCGAGCACCGCATGGAGGCCGAGTACGTGCACGGCACCCAGCACCACAACCCCATGGAGCTGTTCAGCACCACGGTGGAGTGGCGCGGCGAAGGCCAGATTACGGCCTACGACAAAACCCAGGGCGTTTTCAACGTGAAAAACTACCTGGTAGGCGTGTTCGGCCTGAAGAAGGACGACGTGCGCGTGGTGAACGAATACATGGGCGGCGGCTTCGGCGCGGGCCTGCGGCCGCAGTACTCGGTGTACCTAGCCGTGCTGGCCTCGCTGGAGCTGCGCCGCTCGGTGCGCCTCACGCTCACGCGCCAGCAGATGTTCAGCTTCGGCCACCGGCCCCACGTGCTCCAGACTGTGAAGCTGGCCACCAACCCCGATGGCACGCTGGCCGCCCTGCAGCACCATGCCCTCCACGAAACCTCCCACTTCGAGGACTACACCGAGAATGTGGTGAACTGGAGCGGCATGCTCTACCAGTGCGAAAACGTGAAGCTGGGCTACCAGATTGCCAAGCTCGACGTGTTTACGCCTCTCGATATGCGCGCCCCCGGCGCCGCCTCGGGCAGCATTGCGCTGGAAGTGGCCATGGACGAAATGGCCTACGCCGCCGGCCTCGACCCGCTGGAGTTCCGCCTCCGCAACTACGCTGACCGCGACCAGAACGTAGATAAGCCCTTCTCCAGCAAGAAGCTGCGCGAATGCTACCACCAGGCTGCCGCCAAGTTCGGCTGGGACCAGCGCAGCCAGGAGCCGCGCTCCATGCGCGACGGCAAGATGCTGGTGGGCTGGGGCATGGCCGGCGGTGTCTGGGATGCCACCCAGCAGAAATCGGCCGCCAAAGCCTCTATCACGGCCGATGGCAAGTTGACGGTGCTGAGCGGCGCCGGCGAAAACGGCGCCGGCACCTACACCATCATGACGCAGATTGCGGCCGAAACCCTGGGCCTGCCCCTGGAGGCCGTATCGTTCAAGCTCGGCGACACCGACCAGCCCGAAGCGCCGCTGCAAGGCGGCTCCTGGACGGCGGCCTCCGTGGGCACGGCCATCCAGAGCGTGTGCCAGGACCTGGCCGGTAAAATCCTGAAGCTGGCCCAGAAGCAGGACGACTCCCCGCTCAAGGATGCCAAGTTCGAGGATGTGGAATTTCTCAACGGCCAGATTCGCCTCCGCGCCGACCACAACCAGTCGGTGGTAATCCGCGACGTGCTGCAGGCCAGCGGTGAGGCCAAAGTGGAAGCCGATGGCTCTACGATGCCCAACATGCTCAAGCAGAAGCAGTACTCGCTGCACGCCCACAACGCCGTGTTTGTGGAAGTGAAGGTAGACGAGGACCTGGGCACGGTGCACGTGACGCGGGTGGTGAATGCCATTGCCGCCGGCCGCATCATCAACCTCAAAACGGCCCGCTCGCAGGTGTTGGGCTCGGTCGTGTGGGGCATTGGGGCGGCTCTGATGGAGGAAACCGTGATGGACCACAAGTTCGGGCGCTACATGAACCACAACTTTGCCGAGTACCACGTGCCCGTCAACGCCGACATTCACGACATCGACGTCATCTTCGTGGATGAGGAAGACGATGTGGTGAACCCGCTGGGCGCCAAAGGCATTGGGGAAGTAGGCATGCTGGGGGTAGCCGCCGCCGTGGCCAACGCCATCCACCACGCCACCGGCAAGCGCGTCCGCGACCTGCCAATTACGATTGACAAGCTGCTGTAA
- a CDS encoding FAD binding domain-containing protein — MNSFTYHRATAVEDAVRDQASHQGSAYIGGGTNLIDLMKENVERPTHLVNVAKLPLAAIESLPDGGLRLGAMATNADTAWNEDVKSRYPLLNQAILAGASPQLRNAATNGGNLMQRTRCLYFYDLATPCNKREPGTGCSAIGGFNRIHAIFGASEHCIATHPSDMCVALAALAPTVRVSGPNGERSIAFDDFHRLPENQPEKDNTLASGELIISLDLPEKGFEKNFSYLKLRDRNSYAFALISVAVGLELEGGTIKDARLALGGVAHKPWRDQKAEAMLKGQPATEDTFRRVAAQVVADAKGQGSNDFKIALAQRAIVRALKQAADGSQKASDVFQNSNP, encoded by the coding sequence ATGAACTCATTTACCTACCACCGCGCGACGGCCGTTGAGGATGCCGTGCGGGACCAGGCCAGCCACCAGGGCTCGGCCTACATCGGGGGCGGCACCAACCTCATCGACCTGATGAAGGAAAACGTGGAGCGCCCCACCCACCTCGTGAACGTGGCCAAGCTGCCGCTGGCTGCCATCGAAAGCCTGCCCGACGGCGGCCTGCGCCTGGGCGCCATGGCTACCAACGCCGACACGGCCTGGAACGAGGACGTGAAAAGCCGCTACCCGCTGCTCAACCAAGCCATCCTGGCCGGCGCCTCGCCCCAGCTGCGCAATGCGGCCACCAACGGCGGCAACCTCATGCAGCGCACCCGCTGCCTGTATTTCTACGACTTGGCCACGCCCTGCAACAAGCGCGAGCCGGGCACCGGCTGCTCGGCCATCGGGGGCTTCAACCGGATTCATGCCATTTTTGGGGCCAGTGAGCATTGCATTGCCACCCACCCGTCGGATATGTGTGTGGCCCTGGCGGCGCTGGCTCCTACGGTACGCGTGAGCGGACCCAACGGCGAGCGGAGCATTGCTTTCGACGACTTCCACCGCCTGCCCGAAAATCAGCCCGAGAAAGACAACACCTTGGCTTCCGGCGAGCTGATTATCAGCCTCGACCTGCCGGAGAAAGGCTTTGAGAAGAACTTCAGCTACCTGAAGCTGCGCGACCGGAACAGCTACGCCTTCGCCCTGATTTCGGTGGCGGTAGGGCTGGAGCTGGAAGGTGGCACCATCAAGGATGCCCGCCTGGCGCTGGGCGGCGTAGCCCACAAGCCCTGGCGCGACCAGAAGGCCGAAGCCATGCTGAAAGGCCAGCCCGCCACCGAGGATACCTTCCGCCGCGTGGCCGCCCAAGTTGTGGCCGACGCCAAAGGCCAGGGCTCCAACGACTTCAAGATTGCGCTGGCCCAGCGCGCCATCGTGCGGGCTCTCAAGCAGGCCGCCGACGGCTCGCAGAAGGCTTCCGACGTATTTCAGAACTCCAATCCCTAA
- a CDS encoding (2Fe-2S)-binding protein yields MIQQPIPSAASAGGVAAPPPTSPVHLTINGQQHTLQIAPWTTLLDALREYAGLTGTKKGCDHGQCGACTVLVNGKRVNSCLTLAVMHDDDDITTIEGLGTPEAMHPLQQAFVDHDAFQCGYCTPGQICSAQGLINEGKAHTEDEIREHMSGNLCRCGAYVGILNAVKEVVDKGSNEVRK; encoded by the coding sequence ATGATCCAGCAACCGATTCCCTCAGCCGCCAGCGCCGGTGGGGTAGCTGCGCCGCCGCCCACCAGCCCGGTGCATCTTACTATCAACGGGCAGCAGCACACCCTCCAGATTGCGCCCTGGACCACCCTGCTCGACGCCCTGCGCGAGTACGCCGGCCTCACGGGCACCAAAAAGGGCTGCGACCATGGCCAGTGCGGCGCCTGCACGGTGCTGGTAAACGGCAAGCGCGTGAATAGCTGCCTGACCCTGGCCGTGATGCACGACGACGACGACATCACCACCATCGAGGGCCTGGGCACCCCGGAGGCCATGCACCCGCTGCAGCAAGCTTTCGTCGACCACGACGCCTTCCAGTGCGGCTACTGCACGCCCGGCCAGATCTGCTCGGCCCAGGGCCTCATTAACGAAGGCAAAGCCCACACCGAAGACGAAATCCGGGAGCACATGAGCGGCAATCTCTGCCGCTGCGGCGCTTACGTAGGCATCCTGAATGCCGTGAAGGAAGTGGTGGATAAAGGCAGTAATGAGGTGAGGAAGTAA
- a CDS encoding TonB-dependent receptor — MKHVTPALLLLPILAHAQAPADTTRLGEVVVTASKVEESILQSPVTVEKLNARQLRLTPAASFFDAIEHLKGVQMITPSLGFRVLNARGFSNTTNVRFAQLVDGIDNQAPHIGGPIGNVLGPSDLDIQAVELVPGTAAALYGLNAINGLANFSTRNPFRSPGLSVQQKTGVNHLNDPATGAHAFSETSVRYARVLGPKWAVKVNGTYLRGYDWIARDPTDINPNGNATTGLLGVDNPARDPVSSYGNESSNRSTLTLGGKSYQVARTGYREQDVTDYQLQTLKYDAALHYKLTDKTELAYTYRGANFDNVYQRSNRFRLDNYHLQQHALQLTGPVVQARAYFTQENTGRSYNLRSMAENLDRSFKPDARWNQDYTAAWNQAVADRQTVAQAHATARAAADAGRLQPGAPEFQQRLHELADINNWDQGAALRVQADLLHLEGQLNLGEALRRGGGKRLPAWTDVLLGLDHRTYFIQPDGNYFINPEAGEDPYSTLTYGKTGGFVQAGARLWQEKVRLTATLRADKNHYFSTRFNPRLTAVYSPIQRHNFRVSYQSGYRFPSLFEGFSNVNSGQVKRIGGLRVMSDGVFENSYLRSSIDAFNAAVTRGVNTGGLSRSQAISQNQGLLQKNPYTYLRPEHINSIELGYKAALLPGGRLLADVDFYSNTYRDFIAQVEAYVPLDATGQPLNAGSDLNAVATALSARAGQARYRLWTNSRSRVYNYGGSLGLRYEVAGGYLAGASATYARLRRTELGDGLEDGFNTPRWAANVSLGNENVVKNFGFGLNYRWQQRYYSQTFLVTGYVPAYGTLDAQLSYRLSEPNLRFKLGASNVLNHYYASYLGGPSVGGLYYLQVTYGL; from the coding sequence ATGAAACACGTTACGCCCGCTCTGTTGCTGCTTCCGATACTGGCCCACGCCCAGGCCCCCGCCGACACCACGCGGCTGGGGGAGGTGGTGGTAACGGCCTCGAAGGTGGAGGAAAGCATCCTGCAGTCGCCCGTAACGGTGGAGAAGCTCAACGCCCGGCAGCTGCGGCTCACGCCCGCGGCCTCGTTTTTCGATGCCATCGAGCACCTGAAGGGCGTGCAGATGATAACGCCCAGCCTGGGGTTTCGGGTGCTGAATGCCCGGGGCTTCAGCAACACCACCAACGTGCGCTTCGCCCAACTCGTGGACGGCATCGACAACCAGGCTCCGCACATTGGCGGGCCCATCGGGAACGTACTGGGGCCGAGCGACCTGGATATTCAGGCCGTGGAACTGGTGCCGGGCACGGCCGCGGCGCTATACGGGCTCAACGCCATCAACGGGCTGGCCAACTTCAGCACCCGCAACCCGTTCCGCAGCCCCGGCCTGAGCGTGCAGCAGAAGACGGGCGTCAATCACCTCAACGACCCGGCCACCGGCGCGCACGCCTTTTCCGAAACCAGTGTGCGCTACGCCCGGGTGCTGGGCCCGAAGTGGGCGGTGAAGGTGAACGGCACCTACCTGCGCGGCTACGACTGGATTGCCCGCGACCCGACCGACATCAACCCCAACGGCAATGCCACCACCGGCCTGCTGGGGGTCGATAACCCCGCCCGCGACCCGGTGAGCAGCTACGGCAACGAATCGTCGAACCGCTCGACGCTGACGCTGGGGGGCAAAAGCTACCAGGTGGCCCGCACCGGTTACCGGGAGCAGGACGTGACCGACTACCAGCTGCAAACCCTCAAGTACGACGCGGCCCTGCACTACAAGCTCACCGACAAAACGGAGCTGGCCTACACCTACCGCGGGGCCAACTTCGACAACGTGTACCAGCGCAGCAACCGGTTCCGGCTCGACAACTACCACCTGCAGCAGCACGCGTTGCAGCTCACCGGCCCCGTGGTGCAGGCCCGAGCCTATTTCACCCAGGAAAACACCGGCCGCAGCTACAACCTGCGCAGCATGGCTGAAAACCTGGACCGCAGCTTCAAGCCTGATGCCCGCTGGAACCAGGACTACACCGCCGCCTGGAACCAGGCCGTGGCCGACAGGCAGACGGTAGCTCAGGCGCACGCCACGGCCCGCGCCGCCGCCGATGCCGGCCGCCTGCAGCCCGGCGCGCCGGAGTTCCAGCAGCGCTTGCACGAACTGGCCGATATCAACAACTGGGACCAGGGCGCGGCCCTGCGCGTGCAGGCCGATTTGCTGCATCTGGAAGGCCAACTGAACCTCGGCGAAGCCCTGCGCCGGGGTGGCGGCAAACGCCTGCCCGCCTGGACCGACGTGCTGCTGGGCCTCGACCACCGCACCTATTTCATCCAACCCGACGGCAACTACTTCATCAACCCCGAAGCGGGGGAGGACCCCTACAGCACGCTCACCTACGGCAAAACCGGCGGCTTCGTGCAGGCCGGGGCGCGGCTGTGGCAGGAGAAAGTGCGCCTGACGGCCACGCTGCGGGCCGATAAGAACCACTATTTCAGCACCCGCTTCAACCCGCGCCTCACGGCCGTGTATTCGCCCATCCAGCGCCACAACTTTCGGGTGAGCTACCAGAGCGGCTACCGGTTTCCGAGCTTGTTTGAGGGGTTTTCCAACGTGAACAGCGGGCAGGTGAAGCGCATCGGCGGGCTCCGGGTGATGTCGGACGGAGTGTTTGAGAACAGCTACCTGCGCAGCTCCATTGATGCCTTCAACGCGGCCGTGACGCGGGGCGTGAACACCGGCGGCCTCTCGCGCAGCCAGGCCATCAGCCAGAACCAGGGCCTGCTGCAGAAAAATCCTTACACCTACCTGCGGCCCGAGCACATCAACTCCATCGAGCTGGGCTACAAAGCGGCCCTGCTGCCGGGCGGGCGGCTGCTGGCCGACGTGGATTTCTACTCCAACACCTACCGCGACTTTATTGCTCAGGTAGAAGCCTACGTGCCCCTGGATGCCACCGGCCAGCCGCTGAATGCCGGCTCCGACCTGAACGCCGTCGCCACCGCCCTGAGCGCCCGAGCCGGCCAGGCCCGCTACCGCCTCTGGACCAACTCCCGCAGCCGGGTGTACAACTACGGCGGCTCCCTGGGCCTGCGCTACGAAGTGGCCGGCGGCTATCTGGCCGGGGCCAGCGCCACCTACGCCCGCCTGCGCCGCACTGAGTTGGGCGACGGACTGGAGGATGGCTTCAACACCCCGCGCTGGGCCGCCAACGTGAGCCTGGGCAACGAAAACGTGGTGAAGAACTTCGGTTTCGGCCTCAACTACCGCTGGCAGCAGCGCTACTACTCCCAAACCTTCCTGGTAACCGGCTACGTGCCCGCCTACGGCACCCTCGACGCCCAGCTCAGCTACCGCCTGTCCGAGCCCAACCTGCGCTTCAAACTAGGCGCCAGCAACGTGCTCAACCATTACTACGCAAGCTACCTCGGCGGCCCCAGCGTAGGCGGGCTGTACTACCTGCAGGTTACGTACGGGCTGTAG
- a CDS encoding winged helix-turn-helix domain-containing protein, translating into MKDLLRPDLTFRLTGRLWVESADDRFMGIGRLELLCQIQQHGSISKAAQEMGMSYKRAWDLVSSLNAQSARPLVLTQTGGKRGGGTVVTAEGEKLIQEFEALQARFQAFLAAEAARLF; encoded by the coding sequence ATGAAAGACCTGCTGCGCCCCGACCTGACCTTCCGCCTCACCGGCCGCCTGTGGGTGGAATCCGCGGACGACCGGTTCATGGGCATCGGGCGGCTGGAGCTGCTGTGCCAGATTCAGCAGCACGGCTCCATCTCAAAGGCGGCGCAGGAAATGGGCATGTCGTACAAGCGGGCCTGGGATTTGGTGTCGTCTCTGAATGCCCAGAGCGCCCGGCCGCTGGTGCTGACCCAAACCGGCGGCAAGCGCGGCGGCGGCACCGTGGTAACGGCAGAAGGGGAGAAGCTCATTCAGGAGTTTGAGGCTTTGCAGGCGCGGTTTCAGGCGTTTCTGGCGGCGGAGGCGGCGCGGCTGTTCTAG